Proteins encoded together in one Telopea speciosissima isolate NSW1024214 ecotype Mountain lineage chromosome 4, Tspe_v1, whole genome shotgun sequence window:
- the LOC122660595 gene encoding calmodulin-like protein 5 has protein sequence MLQLLSFVLLGVIFLCSLINPLIFSVPPEKFLAWLRSLFLTISSTMSTTTISTSITEPSMKEENKDKNNAHSHDKVELERVFTTFDKNGDGFIRKQELGESLKNMGLFTTEEEVESMVADLNSNGDGLIDLDGFYELYDSMGGGIEERRKMRKRK, from the coding sequence ATGCTGCAGCTTCTGAGCTTTGTGTTATTGGGAGTTATCTTCCTCTGTAGTCTTATAAATCCTCTCATTTTCTCTGTTCCTCCTGAGAAGTTTCTTGCTTGGCTTCGATCTTTGTTTCTCACTATTTCATCCACCATGTCCACCACAACTATTTCAACTTCCATCACTGAACCTTCAatgaaagaagagaataaaGATAAGAACAACGCCCATAGCCACGACAAAGTGGAGCTGGAGAGGGTTTTTACTACCTTCGACAAGAACGGAGATGGGTTCATAAGGAAGCAAGAATTAGGGGAGTCCCTGAAGAATATGGGTTTGTTCACTACAGAGGAAGAAGTGGAAAGCATGGTTGCAGATTTGAATTCTAATGGTGATGGGCTCATCGATCTTGATGGGTTCTATGAATTATATGATTCGATGGGGGGAGGAATcgaggaaagaaggaagatgaggaagaggaagtgA
- the LOC122660590 gene encoding microtubule-associated protein RP/EB family member 1C-like — MATNIGMMDSAYFVGRSEILAWINSTLQLNLSKVEEAAPGAIQCQLMDAAHPGIVPMHKVNFDAKSEYEMIQNYKVLQDVFNKLKITKHIEVNKLVKGRPLDNLEFMQWMKRYCDSVNGGLLHSYNPLERRETCKGGKETSKRTAPTQASTKSSTTASKTHSSHNSRRNEASSVSSTNPSLKTAKPASNGPSAFNGGPAYDEQITELKLSVDSLEKERDFYFAKLRDIEILCQSPEIEHLPIVSAIQRILYAADDSGSAVAEAQAMISQQQNHPKSLSPVLEVEEETPKIETQKRKNILTLEVDSVANSTLSPRQRISDASDVHCSGSPLISC; from the exons ATGGCGACGAACATCGGAATGATGGATTCTGCTTACTTCGTAGGAAGATCAGAAATCCTTGCCTGGATCAACTCAACTCTTCAACTCAATCTTTCTAAGGTCGAAGAG GCCGCGCCCGGTGCTATCCAGTGCCAACTGATGGACGCTGCTCACCCAGGGATCGTTCCGATGCATAAGGTCAACTTTGATGCCAAGAGCGAATACGAGATGATCCAGAACTACAAGGTTCTTCAGGATGTCTTCAATAAACTCAAGATCACAAAG CACATTGAAGTGAACAAGCTAGTGAAGGGAAGACCCCTTGATAACCTGGAGTTCATGCAGTGGATGAAGAGATACTGTGATTCCGTCAATGGTGGACTTCTGCACAG TTACAATCCTCTGGAAAGGAGAGAGACTTGCAAAGGTGGAAAAGAAACAAGCAAGAGAACTGCACCCACACAGGCTTCAACCAAGTCCTCAACCACTGCTTCCAAAACTCATTCCTCTCACAATAGTCGAAGGAACGAGGCATCTTCTGTTAGCTCAACTAATCCATCCCTTAAGACTGCAAAACCTGCTTCTAATGGACCATCTGCTTTTAATGGAGGGCCTGCTTATGATGAACAG ATCACCGAGCTGAAGCTCTCAGTAGATAGccttgagaaggagagagatttcTACTTTGCGAAATTGAGGGATATTGAAATTTTATGCCAGAGTCCTGAAATTGAGCACTTACCG ATTGTCAGTGCGATACAGAGGATATTATATGCAGCTGATGACAGTGGTTCAGCAGTGGCAGAAGCACAAGCCATGATATCCCAGCAACAGAATCATCCAAAGTCTTTGAGTCCTGTTCTTGAGGTTGAGGAAGAGActccaaaaatagaaactcagaAGAGGAAAAATATCTTGACTCTTGAGGTTGATAGTGTGGCCAATTCAACATTGTCTCCAAGACAAAGGATATCTGATGCATCTGATGTCCATTGTAGTGGCTCTCCACTCATTAGTTGTTGA